Proteins encoded together in one Vitis vinifera cultivar Pinot Noir 40024 chromosome 4, ASM3070453v1 window:
- the LOC100244520 gene encoding auxin efflux carrier component 5 has protein sequence MIGWEDVYKVVVAMLPLYVALVLGYGSVKWWRIFTPDQCDAINRLVCYFTLPLFTFEFTAHVDPFKMNYLFIGADAVSKLIIVLVLALWAKCSSKGSYCWSITSFSLATLTNSLVVGVPLIKAMYGPLGVDLVVQSSVVQAIIWLTLLLFVLEFRRTGTGISSNTTMGDSGVIEVEPGKDLETNEMVVSTRLSFWSLMRKVWLKLAQNPNSYACIIGIVWAFIANRWHFEMPSIMEGSILIMSRAGTGTAMFSMGLFMAMQEKIIACGTTLTVFGMVLRFIAGPAAMAIGAIAVGLHGDVLRIAIIQAAVPQSITSFIYAKEYGLHADVLSTAVIFGMIVSLPLLVGYYAVLEFLN, from the exons ATGATAGGATGGGAGGATGTATACAAGGTGGTGGTTGCCATGTTACCACTCTATGTTGCACTGGTCCTAGGGTATGGCTCTGTGAAGTGGTGGCGAATTTTTACGCCTGATCAGTGTGACGCGATCAACCGCCTTGTTTGCTACTTCACTCTCCCCCTTTTCACCTTTGAGTTCACTGCCCATGTTGATCCCTTCAAGATGAACTACCTCTTCATTGGTGCGGATGCCGTCTCCAAGTTGATAATTGTATTGGTGCTTGCCCTTTGGGCCAAGTGCAGCAGCAAGGGCAGCTATTGCTGGTCTATAACAAGCTTCTCTTTGGCCACCTTGACCAACTCCCTGGTTGTGGGGGTGCCTTTGATAAAAGCCATGTATGGGCCGCTAGGAGTTGATCTTGTCGTCCAATCATCAGTCGTGCAGGCCATCATCTGGCTCACACTTCTGCTATTTGTTCTGGAGTTTCGAAGGACAGGTACCGGCATTTCTTCAAATACTACTATGGGAGACTCTGGTGTGATAGAGGTTGAGCCTGGAAAAGATTTAGAAACTAATGAGATGGTGGTGAGCACTAGACTATCTTTCTGGTCATTGATGAGGAAAGTATGGCTGAAACTTGCACAAAACCCTAACTCCTACGCTTGTATTATCGGTATCGTCTGGGCTTTCATAGCGAACAG GTGGCATTTTGAAATGCCAAGCATCATGGAGGGATCGATATTGATCATGTCAAGAGCTGGAACAGGCACTGCCATGTTTAGTATGG GGCTCTTCATGGCTATGCAAGAGAAGATTATAGCTTGTGGCACAACCCTAACGGTGTTCGGGATGGTCTTGCGGTTTATTGCTGGACCAGCAGCAATGGCTATCGGCGCTATTGCTGTTGGTCTGCATGGTGACGTTTTGCGCATTGCTATCATACAA GCCGCGGTACCACAATCGATCACATCATTTATCTATGCTAAAGAATATGGATTGCATGCAGATGTGCTTAGCACAGC GGTGATTTTTGGCATGATCGTCTCCCTTCCGTTGTTGGTCGGTTACTATGCGGTTTTAGagtttttgaattga